In the genome of Planococcus donghaensis, the window GCTTTTCGTGGATCGATGCGGATAATCACCACCAAAGCGTAGCAGCTTTTATCCGGAGAGGGCGTATGGAAGAAGATGAGTGCATTGTTGTTTGCAATTTTTCAGAGCGGCATTATGAGAACTTCAAGCTAGGAGTTCCAAAATATGCAGGGTATGAAAAGGTTTTCACAACAAACAATAGAGATCAAAGACTTATTGTAGATGCAACCGAAGAACCAAGTGATGACTTGCCGTATTCCATCCAAATGAATTTGCCTGCATTTACGATGAATATATGGAAACAAAAAAAGAATGGGAGTGAAGCACAGTGAATAATAAAGTAGTTGCGATGCTTTTAGCAGGCGGACAAGGAAGTCGACTTAAATCATTAACGTATACAATAGCCAAACCGGCACTTCCGTTTGGTGGGAAATATCGAATCATCGACTTTCCTCTATCGAATTGCACCAATTCAGGAATCGAAACAGTCGGCGTTTTGACTCAATATCAACCCCATGTTCTGCATTCCTATATAGGACTTGGCACACCATGGGATTTGGATCGCCGCAATGGTGGAGTAACCATGCTTCCTCCTTATGCTGAAATAGATGGAAACAAGTGGTATGCAGGAACTGCAAGCGCAATTTATCAAAACATCACTTTTCTTCAGTCATGCGATCCGGAATACGTACTGATTTTATCCGGAGATCATATTTATAAAATGGACTATGAAGTTTTGGTTGATTATCACAAAGCACATGAAGCGGATGTAACCATTTCTGTACTAGAAGTGCCGTGGGAAGAAGCAAGTCGATTTGGGATTATTAATGTCGATGAAAACATGAAGGTGCTGGAATTTGACGAAAAACCAGAAAATCCAAAAAGCAATTTGGCTTCAATGGGCGTCTATATATTTACATGGAAAAAACTAAAAGAATATTTAGAAGCAGATAATTTAAATGAAGAATCTTCCCATGATTTTGGGCATGACATTCTTCCGGCCATGATGGACAATGGGGATAAAATGATTGCCTATCCGTTTAAAGGATATTGGAAAGATGTTGGAACTGTAGATAGTTTCTGGGAAGCGAATATGGATTTACTGGATTTAAATTCTGGCTTGAATCTGCATGATTCTGGATGGCGTATTTATTCTTCGAATCCCCAACTTCCACCACAAGTTATTAACAAAACGGGCAATGTTCAATCCTCTATGGTAAACGAGGGGTGCGTTATTTCAGGCGATGTTACAAAGTCCATCATATTCCAAAAGGTAGTTATTGAAGAAGGTGCTGTAATTTCGGAAAGTGTCATCATGAGTGGAGTGACGATTCACAAAGGGGCTAAATTACATCGAGTGATTGTTCCACCCCAATTTGAAGTGCCGGAAGGATTTGAGGTAGTGGATCAACAGGACAAAGTGGTTCTCTTAACAGACGAAGAAGTAGAAAAATGGAAGGAGCGTGGCGAACGATGAATTTACTTGCAGTAGTAGATGCCTCTATAAAAAAAGAGGGGTTGCAAGATTTAACGATGCAACGAACTGTGTCGTCTGTTCCTTTTGCTGGACGTTATCGGTTAATCGATTTTACATTATCTAACCTTGTTAATTCAGGGGTAAGTACGGTTGGAGTATTTCCATCTTACCCGCTTGCTTCTTTACTAGATCATATTGGTGTAGGGAAAAGTTGGGATTTAGACAGAAGAAAGAATGGGCTATACTTTCTTCCGGTTACGCAGCGAGATGGTGGAATATCGAGTGTTGGAGCATTTGCTGGATTGGAAGAACATCTGCAATTTTTCACAAAGAGCAGCCAACCTTACGTAATTGTTACGAATAGCTTTATCGTTACTCAACTAGACTATAAAGACATGTTTGAAAAGCATATCAAATCAGGAGCGGACTTTACGGAAGCTATCAGCAAAGGAGTACAGTTAAAAACGTATATTTTATCTAAAGAACTATTGATCGAACTAATTCAAACGTATCAAGATAAACAAGTAGTAAGCGTTGAAGATGTTGTTAACTTAAAGAAAAGTCCCTATACATTTAATGAGTATGAATACAAAGGTTATTTTGCGGTTATCGATTCGATTCAAAGTTATTTTGAAGCTTCAATGGATTTACTAAATGAAGATAAGAGAGAACAACTG includes:
- a CDS encoding glucose-1-phosphate adenylyltransferase; the protein is MNNKVVAMLLAGGQGSRLKSLTYTIAKPALPFGGKYRIIDFPLSNCTNSGIETVGVLTQYQPHVLHSYIGLGTPWDLDRRNGGVTMLPPYAEIDGNKWYAGTASAIYQNITFLQSCDPEYVLILSGDHIYKMDYEVLVDYHKAHEADVTISVLEVPWEEASRFGIINVDENMKVLEFDEKPENPKSNLASMGVYIFTWKKLKEYLEADNLNEESSHDFGHDILPAMMDNGDKMIAYPFKGYWKDVGTVDSFWEANMDLLDLNSGLNLHDSGWRIYSSNPQLPPQVINKTGNVQSSMVNEGCVISGDVTKSIIFQKVVIEEGAVISESVIMSGVTIHKGAKLHRVIVPPQFEVPEGFEVVDQQDKVVLLTDEEVEKWKERGER
- a CDS encoding sugar phosphate nucleotidyltransferase, encoding MEGAWRTMNLLAVVDASIKKEGLQDLTMQRTVSSVPFAGRYRLIDFTLSNLVNSGVSTVGVFPSYPLASLLDHIGVGKSWDLDRRKNGLYFLPVTQRDGGISSVGAFAGLEEHLQFFTKSSQPYVIVTNSFIVTQLDYKDMFEKHIKSGADFTEAISKGVQLKTYILSKELLIELIQTYQDKQVVSVEDVVNLKKSPYTFNEYEYKGYFAVIDSIQSYFEASMDLLNEDKREQLFLENRPIFTKVKDEPPTRYVSGSHVERALIANGSTIVGDVIDSLISRGVYIKKGARVENCIIMQKSTVEENCDLAYVIADKDVYIGEGVVLHGTPERPIVLRKGANVTKEDIR